A single Agrococcus sp. ARC_14 DNA region contains:
- a CDS encoding DUF2277 domain-containing protein has translation MCRNITILRGLEPAADETEVEAAARQYVRKVSGITHPTERTHDAFERAVAEIAHITRHLLDDLPERRQPPKTVPPLRRPEVQARITAREAAAAS, from the coding sequence ATGTGCAGGAACATCACCATCCTCCGCGGCCTCGAGCCCGCGGCCGACGAGACCGAGGTCGAAGCCGCAGCGCGTCAGTACGTGCGGAAGGTCTCCGGCATCACGCATCCGACCGAGCGCACCCACGACGCCTTCGAGCGCGCCGTCGCAGAGATCGCGCACATCACGCGGCACCTGCTCGACGACCTGCCGGAGCGACGGCAGCCGCCGAAGACGGTGCCGCCGCTGCGCAGGCCAGAGGTGCAGGCGCGCATCACGGCGCGTGAGGCTGCCGCCGCCAGCTGA